A single genomic interval of Fusobacterium sp. DD2 harbors:
- a CDS encoding UvrD-helicase domain-containing protein: MGIELTDEQKKVVNFDDRLLIIKGAAGSGKTLVGLDRAHKMVNDRTYSLFDTEKKVVFLTYNNSLINELKDKYESYFGESTNSSIDFKTYDGFVYGMIKDMFLKTHPNYQIGFFNHEWYKEGQYRKFVLDSFKDTKYETSFIFDEFEYIMSNNFNKAEYLIVNRKNRKKRLLKSEREKFLKVLCEYRKMLSDDEKIDGLDMYNWFLRELESISKMDDMEEAKKNAPKLFKKLERIHSIIIDESQDFTRTKIKIMLKIIEIFREIKSLTFLYDVSQSLYDFTCFAGINSFKDIGIDGRKSVKTLSFSYRSTKQIHQCAYSLLSRFQEKSDKNELIVNPIFGQSDEGVKPFLVKFDSVDEEAGVFATIVKSFLSKKEYDPLDILVVPNDTATAQPYIEALDKVGVESAIITPQRCKELNSTEESARDFYKGKVRFSNTQNVKGLEAKIIFMLGTNNEFINFNKSDEEIAKCYYVQMTRAMEYLFIFSVGEPNKYIKSIDEKYLTEFEYDKNISVEDIIYSNTLVCSEHFQKNKVERYRAIKKNAETEMTEEIKKDEEKEKRIDTETKKIAKAELKIEGCIDYARNEMESLPEDVVRMIGMGLYHYKAGVDIDAAYFKFSKALEFTVRAIYKENGFGLGIMANELFLNKNYKKFIQELYRKKLIVGRNTTAHDEIKSQKDLDVLYNYIFKEKGLERFYNKFLSVENKEENKLVVERVGNLYTKGYKIKVGGSLLFSYLIDNEDYAVCAYKLKPGNYKMAGFYQESRGKKIYNIQKYQLID, translated from the coding sequence TTGGTGAGTCAACTAATAGTTCAATTGACTTTAAAACTTATGATGGATTTGTTTATGGAATGATAAAAGATATGTTTTTAAAAACACACCCAAACTATCAAATAGGTTTTTTTAACCATGAGTGGTATAAAGAAGGGCAATACAGAAAATTTGTGCTAGATAGCTTTAAGGATACAAAATATGAAACATCTTTTATATTTGATGAATTTGAATATATTATGTCTAATAATTTTAACAAAGCAGAATACTTAATTGTAAATAGAAAAAATAGAAAAAAAAGGCTACTGAAAAGTGAAAGAGAAAAATTTTTAAAAGTACTGTGTGAATATAGAAAAATGCTATCTGATGATGAAAAGATAGATGGATTGGACATGTACAACTGGTTTTTACGTGAATTGGAATCAATTTCTAAAATGGACGATATGGAGGAAGCTAAAAAAAATGCTCCAAAACTCTTTAAGAAATTAGAAAGAATACATAGTATCATTATTGATGAAAGTCAGGATTTTACAAGAACTAAGATAAAGATAATGCTTAAAATAATTGAGATTTTTAGAGAGATTAAATCTTTGACTTTTCTATATGATGTGTCACAAAGCTTATATGATTTTACATGTTTTGCAGGAATAAATTCCTTTAAAGATATAGGGATAGATGGTAGAAAAAGTGTAAAAACTTTAAGTTTTAGTTATAGAAGTACAAAGCAGATTCATCAGTGTGCTTATAGCTTGCTATCAAGATTTCAAGAAAAAAGTGATAAGAATGAGCTTATAGTAAATCCAATATTTGGACAAAGTGATGAAGGTGTTAAACCATTTTTAGTTAAATTTGATAGCGTTGATGAAGAAGCAGGAGTATTTGCAACAATTGTAAAGAGTTTTTTAAGTAAAAAAGAGTATGACCCGTTAGATATTTTAGTAGTTCCAAATGATACTGCAACTGCACAACCATATATAGAGGCATTGGATAAAGTTGGAGTAGAAAGTGCAATAATAACCCCACAGCGTTGTAAGGAGCTAAATAGCACAGAGGAATCAGCAAGGGACTTTTATAAAGGAAAAGTAAGATTTTCCAATACACAAAATGTTAAAGGGCTAGAAGCTAAGATTATTTTTATGCTTGGAACAAATAATGAATTTATAAATTTTAATAAGAGTGACGAAGAGATAGCTAAATGCTATTATGTACAGATGACAAGAGCAATGGAATATCTGTTTATTTTTTCTGTAGGGGAACCAAACAAATATATAAAGAGCATTGATGAGAAATATTTAACTGAATTTGAATATGATAAAAATATAAGTGTTGAAGATATCATATATTCAAATACCTTAGTGTGCAGTGAGCATTTTCAAAAGAATAAGGTTGAAAGATATAGAGCAATTAAAAAGAATGCTGAAACTGAAATGACAGAAGAAATAAAAAAAGATGAAGAGAAAGAGAAGAGAATTGACACTGAAACTAAAAAAATAGCTAAAGCTGAATTAAAAATAGAAGGATGTATAGATTATGCTCGTAATGAGATGGAATCTCTTCCAGAAGATGTAGTGAGAATGATTGGTATGGGACTTTACCACTACAAGGCAGGGGTGGATATAGATGCTGCGTATTTTAAATTTTCTAAAGCTTTGGAATTTACTGTAAGAGCAATCTATAAGGAAAATGGTTTTGGCCTGGGAATAATGGCAAATGAGTTGTTTTTAAATAAAAATTATAAAAAATTTATACAGGAACTCTATAGAAAAAAACTTATAGTAGGTAGAAATACAACAGCTCATGATGAGATAAAAAGTCAAAAAGATTTAGATGTTTTGTATAACTATATTTTTAAAGAAAAAGGGTTAGAAAGATTTTATAATAAATTTTTATCAGTTGAAAACAAGGAAGAGAATAAACTTGTTGTAGAAAGAGTTGGAAATCTTTATACTAAGGGGTATAAGATCAAAGTTGGAGGAAGTTTATTATTTTCTTATTTAATAGATAATGAGGATTACGCTGTATGTGCTTATAAACTAAAGCCTGGTAACTATAAAATGGCAGGGTTTTATCAGGAGTCAAGGGGAAAGAAAATCTATAATATACAAAAATATCAGTTGATAGATTAA